From the genome of Thermomicrobiales bacterium:
TACCGAAGCGCTGACAAGCCAGATCGGGCCGTTCACAGAACTGCAGATCTCGACGGTGGGATCGTCCGTGAGCGATCAGGTTGCCACTCGCTCGATCCTGGCGATTGCTGTGGCGTCGCTGGGTATCCTGGCCTATATCGCGTTCGCGTTCCGAAACACTCAACGTCCGCTGCATTACGGCGCCGCGGCAATCATCGGCATGCTGCACGATGTCTTCCTGGTGCTCGGTGTCTTCTCGATCCTTGGATGGTTGTTCGGTGTGCAGGTCGACGCGCTCTTCGTCACCGCGATTCTGACCATCATTGGATTCTCGGTGCACGACACCATCGTGGTCTTTGACCGTATCCGGGAGAATCTCGCCCGGCAATCCGATCCCACATTCGAAGGCATCGTGAACTACAGTCTCGCCCAAACGATCGTGCGTTCGGTCAACACCTCGCTGACAGTTGTGTTCACGCTGCTGGCGCTCTTCCTCTTTGGCGGCGAATCGACCCGCACCTTTGTTCTGGCATTGCTCATCGGCGTCATCAGCGGCACCTACTCATCGATCTTCAACGCCGCCCAGATCCTCGTGTCCTGGCATGACTTTCGGAAGTGGCGCGAGTCCCGCAAGCGGTGCGCCTGCCGTCGCACCATCTCGGTAACGCAGTTCTGATTGCGACGTCCTGATTGTGGAGAGCGCACAACCCCGACGACGGTGGTAAACTTCGTGGTCGCGCCGGGAGGAGAAACGGTGCGGACAACCACGCTAAAACGGCTGCAACAGTTGTGAAGACTCTTCGAAGCGGCAAGGTTCTGCTCGCGAAGGCTTGGCTCTTTGTGTGTACCACGGTAGAGCGAAACTGCTTTTGGCACTAATGGTTCGCGCATGCGGGAATCGAGGAGGGGAACTTGGACGATATCTTCGTTCGTATCTCGCGCCAAAGTCATCATCATTGGCGTCATAGCGATCATCTTCGCGATCTATCTTGCTCGCGATGTGATGCGGAAGGATACGGGTACCCCGGAAATGCGGGACATCTCCGACCGCATTCTCGAAGGGGCGCTTGCCTATCTGAAGGCGTCAATACCGGACGATTGTTCCTCGCCATCGTCGTTGCCGTGGTGCTCTGGCGTCTCCGTCTACTTCGAGAACGATCACCAGTCCACGCGGGCCCTCAGACATCGATCTCGTTCTCTTGGAGCCGCCCTTTCCGGCATCTCGGGGTTCATCGGGATGTATGTGGCGGTGCGCTCCAACATCCGAACCGCAGCGGGTGCTCGCAAGAGCCTGGCCGACGCGATGAACGCTGTTGCGCTGGTGGCGCAGTGTCCGGGTTCCTGGTGGTTGCCCTGGCGCTCCTCGGTGGCGGGCGTCTACCTGGTCGTCTACCAGTTCGCTGAAGGCGCGCTGCCGACCG
Proteins encoded in this window:
- the secF gene encoding protein translocase subunit SecF, which gives rise to MIEHLATYRKWWYLLSIIIILPGLVSLIINGLDLGIDFTGGTIWEIQFDKSVSTEEVKNVLAQYGVDDSVVQTSSEDGGTDNVAIIRMEEMATPSELKTQLTEALTSQIGPFTELQISTVGSSVSDQVATRSILAIAVASLGILAYIAFAFRNTQRPLHYGAAAIIGMLHDVFLVLGVFSILGWLFGVQVDALFVTAILTIIGFSVHDTIVVFDRIRENLARQSDPTFEGIVNYSLAQTIVRSVNTSLTVVFTLLALFLFGGESTRTFVLALLIGVISGTYSSIFNAAQILVSWHDFRKWRESRKRCACRRTISVTQF
- a CDS encoding sodium/proton-translocating pyrophosphatase produces the protein MRESRRGTWTISSFVSRAKVIIIGVIAIIFAIYLARDVMRKDTGTPEMRDISDRILEGALAYLKASIPDDCSSPSSLPWCSGVSVYFENDHQSTRALRHRSRSLGAALSGISGFIGMYVAVRSNIRTAAGARKSLADAMNAVALVAQCPGSWWLPWRSSVAGVYLVVYQFAEGALPTVAETPY